One Lodderomyces beijingensis strain CBS 14171 genome assembly, chromosome: 5 DNA segment encodes these proteins:
- a CDS encoding 60S ribosomal protein eL38: protein MAREVKDIKEFLELARRGDVKSAIIKVNNKINTNGKKFKQTKFKVRGSRYAYTLVINDATKAKKLQQSLPPTLTVKNL, encoded by the coding sequence ATGGCAAGAGAAGTTAAAGACATCAAGGAGTTTCTCGAGTTAGCCCGTAGAGGAGATGTGAAATCCGCCATCATCaaggtcaacaacaagattaACACCAACGGTAAAAAGttcaaacaaaccaaaTTCAAGGTTAGAGGATCAAGATACGCCTACACTTTGGTCATCAATGATGCTACTAAAGCTAAGAAATTGCAACAATCTTTGCCACCTACCTTGACTGTCAAGAACTTATAA